The following are encoded together in the Bombus fervidus isolate BK054 chromosome 10, iyBomFerv1, whole genome shotgun sequence genome:
- the Br gene encoding broad-complex core protein isoform X4, which yields MVDTQHFCLRWNNYQSSITSAFENLRDDEDFVDVTLACDGKSLKAHRVVLSACSPYFRELLKSTPCKHPVIVLQDVAFSDLHALVEFIYHGEVNVHQRSLSSFLKTAEVLRVSGLTQQADQTDRDELSHVRALAAGGNHLPFHEKSEESFPRGGSPPTPVTPTPTTVQQLLRRAQIRRNERRTPDPHDESAKKPRVPSPPLNNNDATPTDFSMVKNNHLSSKVEGNGVHEENSPLEDNIKCEPLELTGGNSGNGGNNEDSSDSGAAASDRPPASASSNEHEAESEHTSTPNFLSETKIFPTPGSFNFSMAALATEHTPLSVKFPGLGHGLQPPDLAGTSQGQLAGSGASDEFRCEPCNKILTSLTRLRRHIQNVHTRPSKEPICNICKRVYSSLNSLRNHKSIYHRQHSKNEQQRKEMEQMREREREQREHSDRVTSQQQQPQQQHQDQQQQQSRLG from the exons ATGGTAGATACGCAACACTTTTGTCTGCGATGGAACAATTACCAAAGCAGTATAACGTCGGCGTTTGAAAACTTAAGGGACGATGAAGATTTTGTGGACGTCACATTGGCCTGCGATGGCAAAAGCCTCAAAGCGCACCGCGTCGTACTTTCCGCATGCAGTCCCTATTTTAGAGAATTGCTCAAG AGCACACCGTGTAAACACCCGGTGATAGTACTTCAAGACGTAGCGTTCAGCGACTTGCACGCTTTGGTGGAGTTCATCTATCACGGGGAAGTGAACGTGCATCAGCGTTCCCTTAGCAGTTTTTTGAAGACTGCCGAAGTCCTCAGGGTATCGGGACTTACGCAACAGGCCGACCAAACAGACAGGGACGAG CTATCCCATGTACGCGCGTTGGCTGCCGGTGGTAACCACCTTCCCTTTCACGAAAAATCAGAGGAGAGTTTCCCCCGGGGTGGTTCCCCGCCTACGCCAGTAACCCCGACACCGACGACCGTGCAGCAATTGCTACGCCGAGCGCAGATACGCAGGAACGAGAGACGAACACCGGATCCGCACGATGAGTCGGCGAAGAAGCCGAGGGTGCCGTCGCCGCCTCTCAACAACAACGACGCTACTCCCACGGATTTCTCGATGGTGAAGAACAACCATCTGTCGAGCAAGGTCGAGGGTAACGGCGTGCACGAGGAGAACAGCCCCCTGGAAGACAACATCAAGTGCGAGCCGTTGGAGCTGACAGGTGGTAACAGCGGTAACGGAGGCAACAACGAAGACTCGTCGGATTCTGGAGCTGCGGCGTCGGACCGGCCACCCGCGTCAGCCAGCAGTAACGAGCACGAGGCCGAATCCGAACACACGTCCACCCCGAATTTTTTGTCCGAAACGAAAATCTTCCCCACGCCTGGAAGCTTTAATTTCAGTATGGCGGCGCTAGCCACGGAGCATACACCATTGTCAG TGAAATTTCCAGGATTGGGCCACGGGTTGCAACCACCGGACTTGGCAGGAACTTCGCAAG GTCAGTTGGCCGGCAGCGGCGCGTCCGATGAGTTTCGATGCGAGCCTTGCAACAAAATCCTGACCTCCCTAACGCGGTTGAGGCGGCACATACAGAACGTGCACACCAGGCCCAGCAAGGAACCGATCTGTAACATCTGCAAGCGGGTTTACTCGAGCCTGAACAGCCTCCGGAACCACAAGAGCATCTATCATCGGCAACACAGCAAGAACGAGCAGCAACGCAAGGAGATGGAACAGATGCGCGAACGGGAGAGAGAGCAGAGAGAACACTCGGACAGAGTTACCTCTCAGCAACAACAACCGCAACAACAGCACCAGGatcaacagcaacaacagtcACGATTGGGATAA